In a genomic window of Roseiflexus castenholzii DSM 13941:
- a CDS encoding universal stress protein: MTEQRAAPVRILVCISEEEQSQAVIRYAARVGVELGAELLALHVEPPGAATRRSARAAQQLERNLRLARDLGAHVRVIDSHRVVDSILRYAHDHNVQRIIVGKPRPRTWRHWFTGDIVTRLLRETDIPIEVAPGVAEEQITVGG, from the coding sequence GTGACCGAACAACGGGCTGCGCCGGTGCGCATTCTGGTGTGCATCAGTGAAGAAGAGCAATCGCAGGCGGTCATCCGCTATGCGGCGCGGGTCGGGGTCGAATTGGGCGCCGAGTTGCTGGCGCTGCACGTCGAGCCACCGGGCGCTGCCACACGCCGCTCGGCGCGCGCCGCGCAGCAACTGGAGCGCAACCTGCGCCTGGCGCGCGATCTGGGCGCCCATGTCAGGGTTATCGACAGTCATCGGGTGGTTGATTCCATTCTCCGCTATGCGCACGACCACAACGTGCAGCGCATTATCGTCGGCAAGCCGCGCCCGCGCACCTGGCGCCACTGGTTCACCGGCGATATTGTGACCAGGCTGCTCCGCGAGACGGACATTCCCATCGAAGTGGCGCCGGGGGTTGCTGAAGAGCAGATCACAGTGGGCGGATAA
- a CDS encoding cation-translocating P-type ATPase, which translates to MSDHSLDQIAAMSPLEVCAALQTAPHGLDEAEARRRRERYGPNAIADTLPVSTLRRLIAAFANWISLILLIAGLLAFLSDTPIIGWIILVVALLNGVFTAWQEYLAERAIAALRQLLPATAYVRRAGQVRQIPTTEVVPGDVLPLKPGTVVVADGYLISSDGLRVKQTALTGNAAPVTKVAGAMPDPTLALVERPNILLAGTVVFEGQGSLVVVHTGMQTLLGTIAESTAALRAEPSPLGQALNALAATITRVAIVAGIGAFLLTVVGQQFSVQAGIIFAIGMIVAFVPEGLLPTVTLALALARRRLARYGVLVRRLAGVESLSSATVLCLDRVETLTGSALTVNAIWAGGRVYTATGSGYRPEGAFLHERALVRVSSNPDLTAVLHAAVLCNNSRLLPPDASNPDWHIVGDPLEGALLATAARGGINDASIGNHVVRLQSFPHEPRRQLGSVVVTIERNGKRELAAYVRGAGRVVLSLCVAIQRRGMATALDEATRQEIEQIIDDHARTGQRVVAFAMRTLEEPQEGMMWRARDIEHDLTFLGFAALQEPPQPEVVRLIEGCHKAGIRVIVVTGAYGLAAEAAARRVGLIDTPHVHIVTGADLDDMSSANLGLLLAPLEDVIFAQMDAVHKRRIVEALQQRGEVVAFLGDSINDAPALRQAEIGVVVSASGTAVALAAADIVLNAQHPAGLLLAIEEGRAIFANIQKLAAYIFAHNVAEAAVIVVSVVAGIPLPLTVLQVLAIDVGTELLPSVALSAEPPEPGILEHPPRPRTAPLLDRETLLRTFAMLGMLEGMLALLAFFAVYWSAGWRPGMPMDNSGDLYAQATTLTYMAIVMAQVGVAFASRTRRSSVFHIGLFTNRALVIGTLLSVVLMLALVYVEPLATLFNFVPPPPELWLMLISFPAIMLLVDEIFKWWRRRHQTVRFAF; encoded by the coding sequence GTGTCGGACCACTCGCTCGATCAGATTGCGGCAATGTCGCCGCTTGAGGTCTGCGCCGCGTTGCAGACTGCACCACACGGCCTCGACGAAGCAGAGGCGCGGAGACGCCGTGAACGCTACGGTCCCAATGCGATTGCCGATACCCTGCCGGTCTCGACACTTCGCCGCCTGATCGCGGCCTTCGCCAACTGGATTTCGCTGATCCTCTTGATCGCCGGTCTCCTGGCATTCCTCAGCGATACGCCTATTATCGGGTGGATCATCCTGGTTGTTGCCCTCCTTAATGGCGTGTTCACCGCCTGGCAGGAGTATCTTGCCGAACGCGCCATCGCCGCGCTGCGCCAGTTGTTGCCCGCAACCGCCTATGTGCGTCGCGCCGGTCAGGTGCGTCAGATACCGACAACCGAGGTCGTTCCTGGAGATGTTCTGCCGCTGAAACCGGGCACGGTCGTTGTGGCGGACGGCTACCTGATCTCCAGTGATGGGTTGCGTGTCAAGCAGACTGCGCTGACCGGCAATGCTGCGCCAGTGACCAAAGTGGCCGGCGCGATGCCCGATCCGACGCTGGCGCTGGTCGAACGTCCCAACATTCTGCTGGCGGGCACGGTTGTGTTCGAAGGACAGGGCAGCCTGGTCGTTGTGCATACTGGGATGCAGACCCTGCTGGGCACGATTGCCGAAAGCACCGCAGCGCTTCGCGCCGAACCAAGTCCGCTGGGGCAGGCATTGAACGCGCTCGCCGCCACGATCACCCGTGTGGCGATTGTCGCCGGGATTGGCGCGTTTCTGTTGACGGTTGTAGGACAGCAATTTTCCGTTCAGGCTGGCATCATTTTTGCCATCGGCATGATCGTGGCATTCGTGCCAGAAGGGTTGCTGCCAACGGTCACGCTGGCGCTGGCGCTGGCGCGGCGACGCCTGGCGCGTTATGGCGTGCTGGTGCGTCGGCTGGCGGGGGTCGAAAGCCTGAGTTCGGCGACGGTGCTGTGCCTTGATCGGGTTGAGACGTTGACCGGCAGTGCCCTGACGGTCAACGCTATCTGGGCAGGCGGACGAGTTTATACCGCCACCGGCAGCGGTTATCGACCGGAAGGTGCATTTCTGCACGAACGCGCACTGGTGCGGGTTTCGTCGAACCCCGATCTGACTGCCGTGCTGCACGCGGCGGTGTTGTGCAACAATTCGCGTCTGCTGCCGCCCGACGCCAGCAACCCCGATTGGCACATTGTCGGCGATCCCCTGGAAGGCGCCCTGTTGGCGACCGCAGCGCGCGGCGGCATTAATGACGCATCGATTGGCAATCACGTGGTGCGGTTGCAGAGTTTCCCCCACGAGCCGCGCCGTCAACTCGGCAGTGTGGTGGTGACGATTGAGCGCAATGGGAAGCGTGAACTGGCTGCCTATGTGCGCGGCGCCGGACGCGTCGTTCTCTCCCTCTGCGTCGCCATCCAGCGGCGCGGGATGGCGACGGCGCTGGATGAAGCGACGCGCCAGGAAATCGAGCAGATCATCGATGATCACGCCCGAACCGGCCAACGAGTGGTCGCCTTCGCAATGCGCACACTCGAAGAGCCACAGGAAGGGATGATGTGGCGCGCGCGCGATATCGAACACGATCTGACGTTTCTCGGTTTTGCGGCGCTCCAGGAGCCGCCCCAACCAGAAGTCGTCCGGTTGATCGAAGGATGTCATAAGGCAGGAATCCGGGTGATTGTCGTCACCGGTGCGTATGGACTGGCTGCCGAAGCAGCGGCACGGCGGGTAGGGTTGATCGATACACCGCACGTCCACATCGTCACCGGCGCCGATCTCGACGATATGAGCAGCGCCAATCTTGGGCTGCTGCTCGCACCGCTGGAAGATGTGATATTTGCGCAAATGGATGCGGTGCATAAACGGCGGATCGTCGAAGCATTGCAGCAACGCGGCGAGGTGGTAGCGTTTTTGGGAGATAGCATCAACGATGCGCCGGCGCTACGGCAGGCGGAAATTGGCGTGGTCGTCAGCGCATCGGGAACGGCAGTCGCGCTTGCCGCCGCCGACATTGTGCTCAACGCACAACATCCCGCCGGTCTGCTCCTGGCGATCGAGGAAGGGCGCGCGATTTTCGCCAACATCCAGAAACTCGCTGCCTACATTTTTGCGCACAATGTCGCCGAAGCCGCAGTGATCGTCGTGAGCGTCGTCGCCGGCATTCCATTGCCGCTGACGGTGTTGCAGGTGCTGGCGATCGACGTGGGAACGGAACTGCTTCCCTCGGTGGCGTTGAGCGCCGAGCCTCCCGAACCCGGCATTCTGGAACATCCGCCGCGTCCGCGCACGGCGCCGCTGCTCGACCGTGAAACATTGCTGCGGACGTTTGCGATGCTGGGAATGCTGGAAGGTATGCTGGCGCTGCTGGCGTTCTTCGCGGTGTACTGGAGCGCCGGGTGGCGGCCAGGCATGCCGATGGATAACAGTGGCGACCTCTACGCGCAGGCGACGACCCTGACCTATATGGCAATCGTTATGGCGCAGGTCGGGGTGGCATTCGCCAGCCGAACGCGCCGGAGTTCGGTCTTTCACATTGGTCTCTTCACCAACCGGGCGTTGGTGATCGGAACGCTGCTCTCGGTGGTTCTGATGCTGGCGCTGGTTTATGTCGAACCGCTGGCGACACTTTTCAACTTTGTGCCGCCGCCGCCCGAACTCTGGCTCATGCTGATCTCCTTCCCGGCAATTATGTTGCTGGTGGACGAAATCTTCAAGTGGTGGCGGCGACGCCACCAGACGGTCCGGTTTGCCTTTTGA
- a CDS encoding bifunctional hydroxymethylpyrimidine kinase/phosphomethylpyrimidine kinase codes for MAHGVYETGAITAQNTLGTQAVELLSPNLVVARITPVLDNIGADAVKTGMPGAAPIIERVADVLRRSEVRQPVVDPVMVVNGGQARRPAARCRHGERPARGAVAAGPGHHAALPDASVLLGGRCRTRRICASRHGTRLPLLALRAAEGRTPLR; via the coding sequence ATGGCCCACGGCGTCTACGAGACCGGCGCCATCACCGCCCAGAACACCCTCGGCACGCAGGCGGTCGAACTGCTTTCGCCCAATCTGGTGGTCGCCCGGATCACTCCGGTGCTCGACAACATCGGCGCCGACGCGGTCAAGACCGGCATGCCCGGCGCGGCGCCGATCATCGAGCGCGTGGCCGACGTTCTGCGCCGCTCCGAGGTGCGGCAACCGGTGGTCGATCCGGTGATGGTGGTCAATGGTGGTCAAGCACGGCGACCGGCTGCTCGCTGCCGTCACGGTGAGCGCCCTGCGCGAGGCGCTGTCGCCGCCGGTCCTGGTCATCATGCCGCACTGCCCGACGCATCGGTGCTGCTGGGCGGCCGGTGCAGGACGAGGCGGATATGCGCATCGCGACATGGGACCAGATTGCCCTTGCTCGCGCTACGTGCTGCTGAAGGGCGGACACCGCTCCGGTGA
- the nuoE gene encoding NADH-quinone oxidoreductase subunit NuoE has product MSLIEKYGAEIESIIARYPHKRSAVLPLLFIAQDEYGYLTDAAMREVATLLDMPPTDVFEVAGFYSLLYEQPVGRWVLQVCDDVPCAFCGAEDLIAALQAKLGIAVDQTTPDGMFTLQRVKCLADCDHAPVLQANLEYYHDLTTPEKVDAVLAELRRRAESGEKLSISGRYADR; this is encoded by the coding sequence ATGTCGCTGATCGAAAAGTACGGCGCTGAGATTGAATCAATCATCGCGCGTTACCCTCATAAGCGGAGCGCCGTTCTTCCGCTGCTCTTCATTGCGCAGGACGAGTATGGCTATCTGACCGACGCAGCCATGCGCGAAGTGGCGACCCTGCTCGACATGCCGCCAACCGATGTGTTCGAGGTCGCCGGTTTTTATTCGCTGCTGTATGAACAGCCGGTGGGCAGGTGGGTATTGCAGGTGTGCGATGATGTGCCGTGCGCGTTTTGCGGCGCTGAAGACCTGATCGCCGCGCTGCAAGCGAAACTGGGGATCGCGGTCGATCAGACGACGCCCGATGGCATGTTCACGCTGCAACGGGTCAAATGCCTGGCAGACTGTGATCACGCGCCGGTATTGCAGGCGAACCTGGAATACTATCACGACCTGACGACGCCGGAGAAGGTCGATGCGGTGCTGGCGGAACTCCGTCGGCGCGCAGAGTCTGGCGAGAAACTCAGCATTTCAGGGCGGTACGCAGACCGGTGA
- a CDS encoding site-specific DNA-methyltransferase has translation MSFNAKLTNLLKTDPRFVDDNGELVLAAVQDAAWKIDHALVKLLLSNKEIKAKFFDEIECHRVFNTNTFLEYISQKNFLDNSYTRFRNRIGLTIDGKYSRERGEVLSLLRETEGLRYFAVVTDKWRVLDYVRQQNLRNPAYRYRPNELYDYLTRRLFKNLLHKDGGCYEIVFAKRGASDRTAALQAALETARQRFAQQWGVAANAPIRVISSTHRPSTQACKPLITSPGRQRLYEKGEDRYLNYCGMLFIWFRILTTNAPQVMACTIQKKPPP, from the coding sequence ATGTCCTTCAACGCCAAACTTACTAACCTGCTCAAAACCGACCCGCGCTTTGTGGACGACAACGGCGAACTCGTCCTGGCCGCCGTGCAGGACGCCGCATGGAAGATTGACCACGCGCTCGTCAAACTGCTGCTTTCAAACAAGGAAATCAAAGCCAAGTTTTTTGATGAGATTGAATGTCACCGGGTCTTCAATACCAACACCTTCCTCGAATACATCTCCCAAAAGAACTTTTTGGATAATTCCTACACCCGCTTTCGCAACCGCATTGGCTTGACGATTGACGGCAAGTATTCGCGCGAGCGCGGCGAAGTGCTCTCCCTGCTGCGGGAAACCGAAGGACTACGCTACTTTGCGGTTGTCACCGATAAATGGCGCGTGCTCGATTACGTCCGCCAGCAAAATCTCCGCAACCCCGCTTACCGTTATCGTCCCAACGAGTTATACGATTACCTGACACGGCGGTTGTTCAAAAACTTGCTGCACAAAGACGGTGGCTGCTATGAAATTGTCTTTGCAAAACGCGGTGCATCCGACCGCACCGCTGCCTTGCAAGCCGCCCTCGAAACAGCGCGCCAGCGGTTCGCCCAACAGTGGGGCGTCGCTGCCAATGCGCCCATCCGCGTCATCTCTTCCACACACCGCCCCAGCACGCAGGCTTGCAAGCCGCTGATTACTTCACCTGGGCGCCAGCGTCTCTATGAGAAAGGGGAAGACCGCTACCTGAATTACTGTGGAATGCTGTTCATCTGGTTTAGGATATTGACGACAAACGCGCCGCAGGTTATGGCGTGTACTATACAAAAAAAGCCGCCGCCGTGA
- a CDS encoding bifunctional hydroxymethylpyrimidine kinase/phosphomethylpyrimidine kinase, with protein sequence MLYDGDTNLTLRAARIPTRHTRGTGCTCAAATIALPARRLPVEQDLHRDRQSLPGGPSLTRGPSARGRVRWRTAGRDCRSSVRFEATLNSRRSNRAARLIIGGSDPVHRSTGGTWRGESAKRLQAPHAPNTTTPYRST encoded by the coding sequence GTGCTCTACGACGGGGACACAAACCTCACGTTACGCGCCGCGCGCATCCCCACCCGCCACACCCGCGGCACGGGCTGCACCTGCGCGGCGGCGACCATTGCCCTGCCGGCCCGTAGACTGCCGGTGGAGCAGGACCTACACCGGGACCGCCAATCCCTGCCGGGGGGTCCATCGCTGACGCGCGGCCCATCGGCGCGGGGCAGAGTCCGGTGGCGCACCGCTGGCAGGGATTGCCGGTCATCAGTCAGGTTTGAGGCCACGCTGAATAGCAGACGCAGCAATCGCGCGGCGCGCTTGATCATCGGTGGATCAGACCCGGTGCATAGGTCAACCGGAGGTACATGGCGAGGCGAGAGCGCAAAACGTCTCCAGGCTCCCCACGCACCAAACACGACGACCCCTTACCGGTCAACGTGA